In Carya illinoinensis cultivar Pawnee chromosome 6, C.illinoinensisPawnee_v1, whole genome shotgun sequence, a single genomic region encodes these proteins:
- the LOC122314007 gene encoding bifunctional riboflavin biosynthesis protein RIBA 1, chloroplastic-like: MAFINISSPSTTPLSRLQVCKSFNSFNGLLSVNLSLAKGYASDLPLIQLGGKFSSSIQGVGKTRAALISGEGDLLSYANENNIENGTLNGDQSVGIKVQPDAVAFGTLAADTALAGGGFPIDNDEFDLDRPTEGFSSIPEAIEDVRKGKIVVVVDDEDRENEGDLIMAAQLATPEAMAFIVKHGTGIVCVSMKEEDLERLQLPLMVSQKDNDEKLCTAFTVTVDAKHGTTTGVSACDRATTVLALASRDSKADDFNRPGHIFPLKYRDGGVLKRAGHTEASVDLAMLAGLDPVGVLCEVVDDDGSMARLPKLRKFVEQENLKIISIADLIRYRRKRDKLVDRSATARIPTMWGPFTSYCYRSILDGIEHIAMVKGDIGDGQDILVRVHSECLTGDIFGSARCDCGNQLALAMQQIEAAGRGVLVYLRGHEGRGIGLGHKLRAYNLQDDGRDTVEANEELGLPVDSREYGIGAQILRDLGVRTMKLMTNNPAKYVGLKGYGLEIVGRVPLLTLITKENRRYLETKRAKMGHVYGLEFNGHSSSLIGGNGTPGVSVASDAVSDEA, translated from the exons ATGGCGTTCATCAACATTTCTTCTCCTTCAACGACACCTCTCTCTCGCCTGCA GGTATGCAAAAGCTTCAATTCCTTCAATGGATTGCTCAGTGTAAATCTTTCCCTGGCAAAAGGGTATGCATCTGATTTGCCCTTGATCCAGCTGGGTGGCAAATTTTCCTCAAGTATTCAAGGTGTTGGTAAAACTAGAGCTGCATTGATATCTGGAGAAGGTGACCTTCTGTCCTATGCCAATgagaataatattgaaaatggCACCCTCAATGGTGATCAATCAGTTGGAATTAAGGTACAACCCGATGCTGTTGCATTTGGAACTCTGGCAGCTGATACCGCTCTTGCGGGTGGTGGTTTTCCCATTGATAATGATGAATTTGATTTGGATCGCCCTACAGAAGGTTTTTCTTCCATCCCAGAGGCCATTGAGGACGTCCGCAAAGGAAAG ATTGTAGTAGTTGTGGACGATGAGGacagagaaaatgaaggagatTTAATAATGGCTGCACAATTGGCAACTCCTGAGGCCATGGCTTTTATAGTGAAGCATGGAACTGGAATAGTTTGTGTAAGCATGAAAGAGGAAGATCTGGAAAGGTTACAGCTTCCTTTGATGGTGTCCCAGAAGGATAATGATGAGAAACTCTGTACAGCTTTTACAGTGACTGTG GATGCCAAACATGGTACAACCACTGGGGTATCAGCTTGTGATAGGGCAACAACAGTATTGGCTCTTGCATCCAGAGATTCAAAAGCTGACGATTTCAACCGCCCTGGCCATATTTTTCCATTGAAATACAGAGATGGCGGTGTCCTGAAAAGAGCTGGGCATACAGAAGCTTCTGTTGATCTTGCCATGCTTGCTGGGTTGGATCCTGTTGGAGTTCTATGCGAGGTTGTGGATGATGATGGTTCCATGGCTAGATTACCAAAGCTTCGTAAATTTGTTGAGCAAGAGAATTTGAAAATCATATCTATTGCTGATTTGATTAG GtatagaagaaaaagagataaaTTGGTCGATCGCTCTGCTACTGCCAGGATACCTACAATGTGGGGGCCATTTACATCCTACTGCTATAGATCCATCTTAGATGGGATTGAGCATATTGCAATGGTTAAG GGTGACATTGGGGATGGACAGGATATTCTTGTGAGAGTACATTCAGAATGTCTCACAGGAGATATTTTTGGATCGGCGAGATGCGACTGTGGAAACCAGCTGGCACTTGCCATGCAGCAAATTGAGGCTGCTGGCAGGGGTGTACTGGTGTACCTCCGTGGACATGAAGGCAGGGGAATTGGTTTGGGCCACAAGCTTCGTGCTTATAATCTCCAGGATGATGGGCGTGATACCGTGGAAGCCAATGAGGAGTTAGGATTGCCTGTTGACTCCCGAGAATATGGCATTGGTGCACAG ATTCTGAGGGATTTAGGTGTTCGGACAATGAAGCTGATGACAAACAACCCTGCTAAGTATGTTGGGCTCAAGGGTTATGGTTTGGAGATTGTGGGCAGGGTCCCATTATTAACTCTGATTACGAAGGAGAACAGGAGATATTTGGAGACCAAGCGTGCTAAAATGGGCCATGTCTATGGGTTAGAATTTAACGGCCATTCAAGTAGTCTCATCGGTGGGAATGGTACACCGGGTGTCAGTGTTGCATCTGATGCTGTTTCTGACGAAGCATAA
- the LOC122314249 gene encoding RING-H2 finger protein ATL52-like: MGLQHRKLIEYAINLTVSQWCQAPCSAENVGKICPQICLDLRVCPDSCLYSISSLFPPPPGTPSALEDQSYKPHHKFSPFLIATITLLAAAFLFVCCYAIYSRCYLGRRDSRRRPQPQTVETLPDEFLDEEDGPVLDHPIWYIRTVGLQPSIIGSIAVCKYKRGEGLVEGAECSVCLNEFEEDETLRLLPKCSHAFHVPCIDTWLRSHTNCPMCRAPIVKNTVQTPPPESNVNVNNSSSGEETPVGISQSGGASDGEIDDEVRELRIDIDDEGELAAVNDGKLSESSNQDVNDIQPMRRSVSLDSLSASKIRFAVANRVPLDSHGNSRNQGIKVNESNKKIVPRRLEGNRNSLKLLGSSSKGRALPNKPVSMKRSFSWNGKFLLFNYSQNRDSVIRSF; the protein is encoded by the coding sequence ATGGGGTTACAGCATAGAAAGCTGATAGAATATGCGATCAATTTAACCGTGTCACAGTGGTGTCAAGCACCATGTAGCGCagaaaatgttggaaaaatttGTCCACAGATATGTTTAGATTTGCGTGTCTGCCCTGATAGCTGCCTATACTCTATCTCATCTCTGTTCCCTCCTCCGCCAGGTACCCCCTCAGCTTTAGAAGATCAGTCATACAAACCCCACCATAAATTCTCTCCCTTTTTGATCGCCACGATCACACTTCTCGCCGCCGCTTTTCTGTTTGTTTGCTGCTATGCTATCTATTCAAGGTGCTATTTAGGTAGACGGGACTCAAGGAGGAGGCCGCAGCCACAAACTGTGGAGACCCTGCCGGATGAGTTTCTTGATGAAGAAGATGGACCTGTGCTTGACCACCCCATCTGGTACATCCGTACCGTCGGTCTTCAACCATCGATTATCGGTTCGATCGCTGTCTGTAAGTATAAGAGAGGTGAAGGGCTTGTTGAAGGAGCAGAGTGCTCTGTTTGTTTGAACgagtttgaagaagatgagactCTTAGACTTTTGCCCAAGTGCAGTCATGCTTTTCATGTTCCCTGTATTGATACTTGGCTTAGATCACACACCAATTGCCCCATGTGTCGTGCACCCATAGTCAAGAACACAGTCCAGACGCCACCACCGGAGTCTAatgtaaatgtaaataattcCAGCTCAGGGGAAGAAACCCCGGTCGGAATTTCCCAAAGTGGCGGTGCATCCGATGGAGAAATAGATGATGAGGTTCGTGAGTTAAGGATTGATATAGATGATGAGGGAGAATTAGCTGCTGTGAATGATGGGAAACTTTCTGAGAGTTCAAATCAAGATGTAAACGACATCCAACCGATGAGAAGATCGGTTTCTTTGGACTCTTTGTCAGCTTCAAAGATCCGTTTTGCTGTTGCAAATCGTGTTCCACTGGATTCCCATGGGAATTCGCGTAACCAAGGGATAAAAGTGAACGAATCCAACAAAAAAATCGTTCCGAGGAGGCTCGAGGGTAATCGAAATTCATTGAAGTTATTGGGTAGTTCTTCAAAAGGGAGAGCGCTGCCAAATAAGCCCGTTTCTATGAAGAGATCGTTTTCCTGGAATGGGAAATTCTTGCTATTCAACTATAGCCAGAACCGAGACTCAGTTATCCGAAGCTTTTGA
- the LOC122312467 gene encoding classical arabinogalactan protein 1-like — MAQSSMVILMLLAVMLLASTTAQSPAASPVQSPEKYTPASSPVVSPPVSAPSPQAAAPSPTTANSPSSPPPASSETPASPPSSILAPPSEAPGPAESGAVSNCFALTGFVVIAVSAGVLLI; from the coding sequence ATGGCTCAGTCAAGCATGGTCATTTTGATGCTACTAGCCGTAATGTTGCTGGCCTCCACCACAGCACAATCTCCGGCGGCTTCTCCTGTGCAGTCTCCTGAGAAATATACACCGGCCTCATCTCCCGTGGTGAGTCCACCAGTTTCTGCACCTTCTCCTCAAGCAGCTGCGCCCTCTCCCACCACCGCGAACTCTCCGTCTTCGCCGCCTCCTGCATCATCCGAAACTCCGGCAAGCCCTCCCTCATCGATCTTGGCTCCGCCTTCCGAAGCACCTGGCCCTGCGGAGAGCGGTGCCGTTTCCAACTGTTTCGCACTCACCGGGTTTGTGGTTATCGCCGTGTCCGCTGGGGTTTTGTTGATCTAG
- the LOC122312812 gene encoding pectinesterase inhibitor 10-like has protein sequence MAQASFAVLILALIAGSTLALSPDSTPAWSPAYPPSTASTPPPSSSIPTALTPSPKAEPPASSPLAHSPSPKAAPLPPSPPPRDSSLSPSPSPSLSLSPSYSPSLPSPSTTPLPASPPTSIASPPSEAPSPAQSGAVSNRLAVSGSLAVALLAAALVV, from the coding sequence atGGCGCAAGCAAGCTTTGCGGTTCTGATTTTGGCCTTGATTGCGGGCTCCACATTGGCTTTGTCTCCCGATTCCACCCCAGCATGGTCTCCAGCGTATCCACCCAGTACTGCAAGTACTCCACCACCGTCGTCATCGATTCCTACTGCTCTAACACCGTCTCCAAAAGCGGAACCTCCGGCGTCGTCTCCATTGGCCCATTCTCCATCTCCGAAGGCCGCTCCTCTTCCGCCTTCGCCACCGCCCCGTGATTCGTCtctttctccttctccttctccttctctttctctttctccttcctACTCCCCTTCTCTTCCTTCACCGTCTACTACTCCGTTGCCGGCGAGTCCTCCCACATCGATCGCATCTCCACCGTCTGAAGCGCCTTCCCCTGCACAAAGCGGCGCTGTCTCGAACAGATTGGCAGTCTCTGGTTCCCTGGCCGTCGCTCTCCTCGCCGCCGCTCTTGTTGTTTAA